In a single window of the Gemmatimonadota bacterium genome:
- a CDS encoding NADPH-dependent FMN reductase — MTTTYRVGYFIGSLSSTSINRILATALIRLAPSELVFTEIPFKDLPLYSPDHEHNCPDPVVALKAALAASDAVLFVTPEYNRSIPGGLKNAIDWASRPYGQNSFNRKPSASIGASPGPIGTAVAQQHLRSLLGYCNAPQMNSPEGYIRFTPGLIDADGTVSDPGTEEFLRNYMKEFYGFISRVYLAIPKPG; from the coding sequence ATGACCACGACCTACCGCGTCGGCTACTTCATCGGCTCGCTCTCGAGCACCTCGATCAATCGGATCCTCGCGACCGCGCTCATTCGTCTCGCGCCGAGCGAGCTCGTGTTCACCGAGATCCCGTTCAAGGATCTGCCGCTCTACTCGCCTGATCACGAGCACAACTGCCCCGACCCGGTGGTCGCACTCAAGGCCGCGCTCGCGGCATCCGATGCCGTGCTCTTCGTGACGCCGGAATACAATCGCTCGATTCCCGGTGGACTCAAGAACGCGATCGACTGGGCCAGCCGCCCCTACGGCCAGAACTCCTTCAACCGGAAGCCGAGTGCATCGATCGGCGCCTCACCCGGCCCCATCGGCACCGCCGTTGCCCAGCAACATCTTCGCTCCCTCCTCGGCTATTGCAACGCCCCGCAGATGAACTCCCCCGAGGGGTACATCCGCTTCACCCCCGGGCTCATCGACGCCGACGGCACGGTGAGTGATCCGGGAACGGAAGAGTTCCTGCGCAATTACATGAAAGAGTTCTACGGGTTCATCTCGAGGGTGTACCTGGCGATCCCGAAGCCGGGGTAG
- a CDS encoding thioredoxin domain-containing protein: MTVAVSCAVVTTGLVVRRELFTPPPVAAAGVPRPVKGWESFQEGGQLLGAANAQIKMVVFSDFQCGFCRKFALETWPEIHAKYGDKVAMVVQHWPLNGHSEAYPAARAAECAGRQGKFEQYSKALFSQSDSIGKKAYGRFAVEAQVPDTIAFSACVAEPGKVAVIERGMAGATTLGLTGTPSIIIDGMLSPSGALSRVTSMLDEALKARESR, encoded by the coding sequence ATGACAGTTGCCGTATCATGCGCCGTGGTCACCACGGGGCTCGTTGTACGGCGAGAGCTATTCACACCGCCCCCCGTAGCTGCGGCCGGCGTACCACGCCCCGTGAAAGGATGGGAGTCTTTCCAAGAAGGGGGGCAACTCCTGGGAGCTGCGAATGCGCAGATCAAGATGGTCGTATTTTCGGATTTCCAATGCGGTTTCTGTCGAAAGTTTGCCCTCGAGACCTGGCCGGAGATCCATGCGAAGTATGGTGATAAGGTCGCCATGGTAGTCCAGCACTGGCCGCTGAATGGCCACAGCGAAGCGTACCCAGCGGCACGAGCAGCCGAGTGTGCTGGCAGGCAGGGAAAGTTCGAGCAATACAGTAAGGCCTTGTTTAGCCAAAGCGACTCGATCGGCAAGAAGGCGTATGGGCGATTTGCCGTCGAGGCCCAAGTTCCTGACACGATTGCATTTTCCGCCTGCGTGGCTGAACCAGGGAAGGTGGCGGTCATCGAACGCGGAATGGCGGGTGCTACAACACTGGGCTTGACTGGCACCCCATCAATTATCATTGACGGCATGCTCTCACCTAGCGGAGCGCTCTCGCGTGTCACGTCAATGCTTGACGAAGCACTCAAGGCCAGGGAATCGCGTTGA
- a CDS encoding response regulator transcription factor translates to MTVAARPTVVVADDYPLVSKTLLRMVAQRFNGVEAVQCLETLATALEEHQPDIALVDVRMQEETSTLDVLPQLMEISSATRFILITGFPDWAPAGRLFALGARGLLAKPFVPKELWRAIDVVHSGGSYLSESPLMRDGTRVLRPLKQLSETQAKVFALLRQGLSYAQIEERIGPKESTIGKHVRFVREKLGIATEPGYVRWEHIVCPCMDRLEDRFPRGPSSAR, encoded by the coding sequence GTGACCGTTGCCGCCAGGCCTACTGTAGTGGTTGCAGATGATTACCCCCTCGTCTCGAAGACCCTCCTACGGATGGTGGCTCAACGGTTCAACGGCGTCGAGGCGGTCCAATGTCTCGAGACGCTCGCGACCGCGCTGGAGGAGCATCAGCCCGACATCGCGCTCGTGGACGTCCGGATGCAGGAGGAGACGTCGACGCTGGATGTGTTGCCGCAGCTGATGGAGATATCGTCGGCAACACGCTTCATCTTGATCACGGGCTTCCCTGATTGGGCGCCGGCGGGGCGGCTATTCGCCCTCGGCGCGAGAGGACTTCTTGCGAAGCCATTTGTGCCCAAGGAACTCTGGCGGGCGATTGATGTCGTCCATTCCGGAGGCTCATATTTGTCCGAAAGTCCCCTAATGCGAGACGGTACAAGGGTTCTCCGGCCCTTGAAGCAACTTTCCGAGACCCAGGCCAAGGTATTCGCGCTGTTGAGGCAGGGGCTTTCCTATGCACAGATCGAGGAGCGTATCGGTCCAAAGGAGAGCACGATCGGGAAACATGTGCGCTTTGTTCGGGAAAAGCTCGGGATCGCCACCGAGCCAGGGTACGTCCGATGGGAGCATATCGTGTGCCCGTGTATGGATCGCCTGGAAGACCGATTTCCGCGTGGGCCGTCCTCTGCCCGCTGA
- a CDS encoding HTTM domain-containing protein, with the protein MRGLHARWSDVRRKGLLAVDASSVAVVRILMAAIILWEVVRYFTHNWIKSYWIDPSFHFTYFGFGWVHPWPGNLLYLHFALMGLAALAVLFGLYYRAASVFLAISFAYQFLLEQARYLNHFYAALLILVLLAVLPAHAEWSIDRRRRQDYEPATVPAWVIWVLRFQVGVIYFYGGLAKLNVDWLGGAPTGLWMNHRATVPFVDFLLRHGLHGVFFGVGGMLFDLFVVPFLLLRPTRPYAFIAAICFHFINAQLFPIGIFPWMMVATTTIFFVPSWPRSVLTYFSAPRVPRSKEVSTFDEPRRPLLAFLAAFMVVQLTVPFRHWLYPGDVAWTEEGHRFSWRMMLRDKAGSAQFLVVSGSDTAWVSAQQYLRPWQMGAMIGNPDMLLQFGHHLRDEFQRRGKNDARVYVRSLVSLNGRKAIPIIADTSELGRIPRTLGHANWITAGPGDKE; encoded by the coding sequence ATGAGAGGGCTCCACGCCCGCTGGAGCGACGTGCGACGGAAGGGTTTGCTCGCAGTCGATGCCTCGTCGGTCGCGGTCGTGCGGATCCTGATGGCTGCAATCATCCTGTGGGAGGTAGTTAGGTATTTCACGCACAATTGGATCAAGAGCTACTGGATAGATCCATCATTCCATTTCACCTACTTCGGGTTCGGATGGGTACACCCTTGGCCCGGCAATTTGTTGTACCTCCATTTCGCTTTGATGGGCCTTGCGGCTCTTGCAGTGCTTTTCGGACTGTACTACAGGGCTGCGAGTGTCTTTCTTGCAATCAGCTTTGCCTACCAATTCCTGCTTGAACAGGCGCGATACCTCAACCATTTCTACGCGGCGCTACTTATACTCGTGCTATTGGCCGTCCTACCGGCGCATGCAGAATGGTCCATCGACCGCAGGCGTCGTCAGGATTATGAGCCCGCGACTGTACCGGCGTGGGTGATATGGGTGCTGCGCTTTCAAGTTGGTGTAATTTACTTCTACGGCGGGCTCGCGAAACTCAACGTTGATTGGCTCGGCGGTGCTCCTACCGGATTGTGGATGAATCACCGAGCGACTGTGCCCTTTGTCGACTTCTTGCTGAGGCATGGGCTGCATGGTGTATTCTTTGGGGTTGGAGGAATGCTATTTGACCTCTTTGTGGTGCCTTTCCTCTTGCTCAGGCCCACGCGCCCCTACGCATTCATCGCTGCGATTTGCTTCCATTTTATCAACGCCCAGCTCTTCCCGATCGGAATCTTCCCATGGATGATGGTCGCAACAACCACGATCTTCTTCGTACCGAGTTGGCCCCGAAGTGTCTTGACCTATTTCTCTGCGCCGAGAGTGCCACGAAGTAAGGAGGTCTCGACCTTTGACGAACCGCGCCGGCCGTTGCTGGCCTTCCTTGCTGCGTTCATGGTAGTCCAATTGACAGTCCCCTTTCGACACTGGCTCTACCCCGGTGATGTGGCCTGGACCGAAGAGGGGCATCGATTTTCGTGGAGGATGATGCTCCGCGACAAAGCAGGTAGTGCACAGTTTTTGGTGGTCTCTGGCTCCGACACAGCGTGGGTGAGCGCACAGCAGTACTTGCGCCCATGGCAGATGGGAGCGATGATAGGCAACCCCGACATGTTGCTCCAGTTTGGTCATCATCTCCGCGATGAATTTCAACGACGGGGCAAGAATGACGCACGCGTGTATGTGCGTTCGCTAGTGTCCTTGAATGGCCGCAAAGCAATTCCGATCATCGCCGATACCAGCGAGCTGGGCCGTATCCCCCGTACCCTGGGTCACGCCAACTGGATCACCGCGGGGCCCGGTGACAAGGAGTGA